GTGCCGCGCCGACGGTGCTCTTGGAAGTGCCGGGTTCCGGTGGTTTCTCCGCCTCGGGACCGCAGGCGGTCAGGACGCACAGTGACGCCGTCAGGATGAGCAGGATGCGTTGCATGAGGCGACCTCAGTTCTCGGCGTGGAGGGCCGGGGCCTTGGCGGTGGAGGAGGGTGGAGGCTTCGGGGCGGCGGGCGGCTCGGGCGGCTTCGCAGCGTCGTCGCCTTCCTTGGGCGCCGCGGGCTGCGTTCCCGTGCGGATGCGCCCTTCGAGCAGTTCGATGTCCAGCGAGCCCGGCGTGGGGGTGTTCACGAACTGCTGCCAGGTGCCGTCTGGCGCGGTGAAGAGGAACGACACCGCCACTGGCGCGGCGTCGTCCGGCAGCGGCACCTTCAGGCGCTGCAGCGTTCCCGGATAGATCAGGGCGGACAGCAGCACGTCAGCGTCCGGCTGGAAGATGCGCGCGGACACCTCGCCGTAGGACTCCACGGCGAACTGCTTCGGGTCCACCTTGCGCACCAGCATGTACAGCGGCCGGCCCTGGTTCGTCCCCGACGGGGCCTTCACGCTCAGGTGCAGCGTGCTTGGCTGACACGCGGTCAGCAGCGTCAGGAGCAACGGGATACAGCGCCTCATCGCGGCACCTCGCGGAACGGGATCCAGGGCTCACCCTTGAGCCCGAAGCGCAGGTCCATCACCCCGTCCGTGGACGTGGCCCCTCGCGCTCTCAATGACCAACGGCGGTGCTGCGGGTCTTCCGTGGACTGTGACGACTCCAGCAGCCGGAAGCAGCTCCACGCCGACCGCGACTTCTCCAGTGACGCGTACTGCACCGACTGGTCCGCGGGCGCTCGCACCTCCAGCATCAGCGACGCCGTCTGCTGGTCCCACCACGCGAGCGGGAACTCCTGCCACGACGGACTCTGGTTGTACGCGAGGAACGTCGTCTTGCCGCACTTGAGCGATCCCAGCGTCACGAAGCTGCCCTGCGTGGGCGCCTTCGGCAGCGGCAACGGCATCACCTGCAACATCAGCGGGCGGGGACGCCCCTCCGTGTCCCACAACATGCGGGCCAGCCTCGACAGCCTCCCCAGCGTCGGCAGCATCCCCTGCGGCAACGACAGCCGCGACTGGAGCGCGCCTCGCGCCACCCACTCCGAGCCTCGCTCCTCGCACACCGGCGCCAGCACCCGCGTCGCGAACTCCCAGAAGGCTCCGTCCTGCTTGCGCAGCACCTCCAGGTCTCCCGGGTCCACCTCCTGCGACGCGTCCGGCGTGAACGGATAGCGGCCCAGCAGCGGACGCAGGAACCGGCTCGAGGCGTCGTCCCACTGCCGCTCCAGGGTCCGCTCGATCTCGCGCTGTCCCAGCTCTCGCACCGCGAGGAACGGCTGGCGGAAGGGCTGCCGCAGCTCTCCGATGAGCCCCTGCTGATCCAACCACGCGTCCACCTTGCGAAGGTAGGACGTGTCGTCCTCCAGCATCATCGAGAAGGCCAGGCGCCCCAGCGGCGTCAGCAGCTCCGGCAACCTCGCGGCTCCGTTGGCCGGCTGCGCGCTGCCGGTGGCCAGGCCTCCGTTGAGCGACGCCGTCGCCTCCGCGGGCACCACGCCCTGACGGGGCACCGCGTTCAACTCGTCCGACATCTGGGCCACCAGCGCCCGGTAGGGGTTGAGCGCCGTGTAGTTGCCCGTCTCGTCTGGCTTCATCACCGTGGCGATGGGCTTGAACGGCGCCACCGCGTTGCGCAGCGACTCGTAGAAGGGGCCGTCCAGCGGCTCCAGCGCCACGCCCTGCGCCACGTCGCGCAGCATGTCCACCAGCTCCGAGGACGGCTGCGTGAGGCGCGACAGTTCCTCCGCCAGCAGCGCGGGAATCACCGCCTGGAAGCGGTAGGTGGACACGCGCTGGAAGAGGCGGTTGCGGTACTGGAACGCGAACTGGTTCACCTTGCGCCGCACGTGCTCCTGGCGCTGCGACACCTCCTCCACCGGGAGTCCCGCGCCCTTGATGCGCGTGGTGAACTCGTCCACCAGCGGGCGCAGCCGCGTGTCGAACTCCAGCCGGTCCGCCGCCAGCGTTGCTCCGCCCCGCGACGCCACGGCCTCCTCGCCCTCCACCACTCCGAAGGGCAGGCGCCCCGTCTTCTCGTGGTAGCGCAGGAGCGCCTGGTGCAGGAGCCGCGAGCCGTCCTTGGGACGGAACTCGAAGGTGCTCTGGAGCACCGGCACCTGGAGCACCGCGGGGCCGTTGCCCGGCAGCCACAGCCCGTCGCGCACCAGCAGCTCCGCCACGGTCATCTTCTGCACCGCCTTCACGCCCAGGTACGCCTCCTCCTCCATGCGCAGCACGTTCGTCAGCACTTCGCGGTGGTCGTTGATCCACGCCACCGTCTTGAGCGTGGAGGGGATGCCCCGGAAGCGGCTGGTGTCCACGCGGGCCTCGGAGGCGGCCAGGAGCTCCAACGCGCGCGGCAGGTTGCTGAAGCGCGCGCTGTCATCCAGCAGCGTCTGGAGCCGCCTGCGCTCGTCCTGCATGGACTCCAGCTCCGCGTCCAGGCGCTCCAGCTCGCGCGGCTCCACGGCCCGGTTCGCCAGCAGGTCCTGCAAGCGCCGCAGGTGCGCCTGCCACGGCATCAGCTGCGCCTCCAACGTGAGCGGCTCCGGAAAGGGCCAGCGCGCCCAGCTGGCCTCGGGCGTGTCCGGCGCGGACCACGGCGGATTGCTCATGACGACGTAGTCGGCCACCAGCGACTCGTTCAGACCCACCGCCGCCACCCACGAGCGCCCCGCCTCCGACGCGGCCACATTGCCCGGGGAGTCCGCCTCGCCGCCCTCCGACACGAAGCTCCAGTTCGGGCGCGTCTTCAGGCTGGAGAGCACCAGCTGCCCCAGCGGCTCCTCGCGCGAGCCGTGCAACGTGGCCAGCAGGTAGACGACCTGCTCCGGACGGCACGTGTCCGGCTGGCGGTGGCACTTCTCCAGCGCGGGCCGGATGTGGGCCTCGCGGATGCCTCGCGCCAGGCGCTGGCGCAGGTCCTCTCGCGCGTCGGTGAAGCTGTAGCGCAGCAGGGGCCACGTGTTCATGGCCCGCCACAACGAGTCCAGGGACTGGCCCGCGGCGACCACCGGCTCCTGCACCGCGGCTCCGGACACCGACTGCCCCTGGTCCCGGATGCGCTGGACCATCTCCTCGAAGCGCTGCACGCGGGTGCGCGCCTGGCCCAGCCTCCACGCGAAGTGCCCGTACACGGCCAGCAGTGGCAGCGCGCACGCCAGCCCCAGCAGCACCGCCCGGCGCAGGTGGATGTGCAGGTAGCGCTCGTGGACCGCCTTCGCCGTGCTGGCCTCGGCGGACACGGACAGGACGTCCGGGTCCCTGGCGTCCTTGTCCGCGGAGGACAGCGATACCGTGGCCAGCGTGGGGGCGTGCGCCAGCGTCTGACCCTCCATCAGCGCCGTCACGAAGCGCGACAGCGCCTCGAAGGGCGCGTGGCCTTCCGAGTAGAAGCGCTCCAGCCGCTCGAAGGACTCCACCGGCAGCGCCGTCAGGCCCAGCGCCAGGTACTGCTCCTGCGCCTTGAGCAGCGAGCCCAGCCTGGGCTCCTGGCCCGGCGGGGGCAGGGGGAAGCGCAGCGGCACGTGGTGCGCGCGCAGGAGCTTCGCGAAGTCCGCGTAGCCCTCACGCTCATCCAGGTGGGTGAGGCACACGCGGGTCTCCAGCGCGCTCCCGCGGACCTCCGCCAACAGGTTCAGCTTGCCTCGCAGCAGCTGCGCCGAGCGGCGCACCTCGTCCGGCGGCGTGTCCTGCAGCCAGCGCGCGTCCAGCACCAGCACCGCCAGCGCCTGCTGGCCGCTTCCGAAGCTGTCCTTCCACAGCCGGCGCAGCGCCTCTCGCGCCTGGGGCGACTCGTCCTCCACGAGCTGCGCGGACAGCTCCTGGGCCACCACGTCCGCGCCCAGGTACACCTGGAGCAGCGAGTCCGAGAGGAGGCTGGGCAGGAACTGCCGCGCCTGCCGCTTCCAGTCCAGGTCCAGTTCAATCAGCCGCGACTTGCCCGCGCCCGCCGGCCCCAGCACCACCACACCTGGCAGGTCGCGGACCGCCACGCGGTGGCGCAGCGGCAGCCCGGCCAGGAACTTCTCGCGCACCTTGCGCAGCCGGTTCTTCGCCAGGGGCTCCGGCGCGGCGGCGCCTCCTCCCGCCGGCGCGCTCTTGCGCTTCGCGCGCCACACGAGGAACAGCGGAATGCCAATGGCCAGCAGCGCCACGAGCAGCAGCGCATACGGCTTCCACTTCGGCGGGATGAAGGCGATCAGCTTCTTGATGACATCCATGGCTCAGCGCTCTCCCCAGCCCAGGACGTGCCCAGCCCGGCCCGAGCGATGCAGGGCCTCCAGGACGTCCTCCAGCGTGTCCACCGTGCCCGCGAACGACGCGCGCGCCTTCTCCTGCTCCTCCGGCGACAACCGCGCGTCACCCGGCCCCGGCATCAGGCGGGCCAGCGTCTGGCCCAGCTCGTCCAGCATGGGCTCCAGGCCGTATCGCCCGACCCCCAGGCGCGCGGCGAGGGTCTTGCGCACCTCCTGGAGCAGCGCGGGCGCGGCGTCGAGCGCGGCCGGGGCCTGGGCGGCGGCGGCTTGAGGCTTCACCGGGTCACCCACCAGAGCAGGCACTGCAGCCCCAGCACGCTCGCGGCGCTGGCCGCGTAGTAGCGAGCGGGGAAGGTGTAGAGCAGCGGCCCCAGGGACTCGCCGGCCGCGACGGGGGCGGGCGGGGGCGGGGGCGTGACGATGCGCGCGGACAGCCGCTCCTGGTACTCGCGCAGCTTCGCCGTGTGGCCCAGGTAGCGGCCTCCGAAGCCCGCCGTGATGCAGAAGTGGAGCATCTCGAAGAGCAGCGCGGGCGAGCCCGGCTGGTCCAACCGTTGATCCGCCAGCGTGTAGAAGGCCTCGCCGCC
The sequence above is drawn from the Corallococcus sp. NCRR genome and encodes:
- a CDS encoding type VI secretion IcmF C-terminal domain-containing protein, coding for MDVIKKLIAFIPPKWKPYALLLVALLAIGIPLFLVWRAKRKSAPAGGGAAAPEPLAKNRLRKVREKFLAGLPLRHRVAVRDLPGVVVLGPAGAGKSRLIELDLDWKRQARQFLPSLLSDSLLQVYLGADVVAQELSAQLVEDESPQAREALRRLWKDSFGSGQQALAVLVLDARWLQDTPPDEVRRSAQLLRGKLNLLAEVRGSALETRVCLTHLDEREGYADFAKLLRAHHVPLRFPLPPPGQEPRLGSLLKAQEQYLALGLTALPVESFERLERFYSEGHAPFEALSRFVTALMEGQTLAHAPTLATVSLSSADKDARDPDVLSVSAEASTAKAVHERYLHIHLRRAVLLGLACALPLLAVYGHFAWRLGQARTRVQRFEEMVQRIRDQGQSVSGAAVQEPVVAAGQSLDSLWRAMNTWPLLRYSFTDAREDLRQRLARGIREAHIRPALEKCHRQPDTCRPEQVVYLLATLHGSREEPLGQLVLSSLKTRPNWSFVSEGGEADSPGNVAASEAGRSWVAAVGLNESLVADYVVMSNPPWSAPDTPEASWARWPFPEPLTLEAQLMPWQAHLRRLQDLLANRAVEPRELERLDAELESMQDERRRLQTLLDDSARFSNLPRALELLAASEARVDTSRFRGIPSTLKTVAWINDHREVLTNVLRMEEEAYLGVKAVQKMTVAELLVRDGLWLPGNGPAVLQVPVLQSTFEFRPKDGSRLLHQALLRYHEKTGRLPFGVVEGEEAVASRGGATLAADRLEFDTRLRPLVDEFTTRIKGAGLPVEEVSQRQEHVRRKVNQFAFQYRNRLFQRVSTYRFQAVIPALLAEELSRLTQPSSELVDMLRDVAQGVALEPLDGPFYESLRNAVAPFKPIATVMKPDETGNYTALNPYRALVAQMSDELNAVPRQGVVPAEATASLNGGLATGSAQPANGAARLPELLTPLGRLAFSMMLEDDTSYLRKVDAWLDQQGLIGELRQPFRQPFLAVRELGQREIERTLERQWDDASSRFLRPLLGRYPFTPDASQEVDPGDLEVLRKQDGAFWEFATRVLAPVCEERGSEWVARGALQSRLSLPQGMLPTLGRLSRLARMLWDTEGRPRPLMLQVMPLPLPKAPTQGSFVTLGSLKCGKTTFLAYNQSPSWQEFPLAWWDQQTASLMLEVRAPADQSVQYASLEKSRSAWSCFRLLESSQSTEDPQHRRWSLRARGATSTDGVMDLRFGLKGEPWIPFREVPR